A stretch of DNA from Micromonospora sp. NBC_01813:
TGCCGGATCTGTGAACGGTCGAAATCTCTCAGGGTCGATTCCGGCGGCCCTGTAGCGGGCCCACCGGTCATGTTCGGCTCCCGGAACCATGCGGGTGCCGAACCCGGCTGCGTTGATCGCTGCATCTTCAGCCTTCGTGATGACGCAGCAGGCGAGGCGAGTGTGAAGCAACTCGCGAAGCTGGTTGAGGTCTACCAGCGGATGATCAAGTAGATCACGGATCACCAGGTGAACAGGCTCGCAGTGCTCCATGACGAGCGCGCAGTTGGGGTCTGCGATAATTGCAAGACGTGCCTCCTCGGACCAGGGAAAAGGTGCTGGGTATTTGCTCCGAACCAGCGGTTGTGGGCGACGGGGGACTTGCCAGTAGAACCACAGCCATTCACGCAGTGCTTTTATGCTGGCGCGCGACTTGGTTTCGATCTCCCACTGGCGGTGAGCATCGAGCAACGCGGCCAGGCAGCGTAGATCGGCGCTGTCGCGCTCCAGAATCACGGCGGCAACAGGCGAGGAAGAAGTCACGACGAGAGCGTACGCCCGTCAGCGGCAGAAGCAATGGCATGAGACGTCACTGTTTGCTTCTCAGTGGAGGATGTGGTTATGGAGTCGGACCAACTGTCCCAGGCTGTGATGGAGGCGGCGACGGCGGACCTGCTCTCCTGTCGGTTCTTCACCGTGTTGCTGTTCGAAGCCCATCCGCCGGGCGCACTGGCCCGACGTCGCTACGCCAACGTGATCGCCGACATTTGCCACCAGGTACCAACGCTCCGCGCGCCTCGGCGGCACGATCAACTCGCCGATGGGTTGCGATACCTGTGGCGAAAGACGAGCGCGACCAAGCGCCAGTGGGCGCGGCCCCGTTGGGGCCACCTAGCTGGACTACGACCACCGCTGGCGGGCCGAGCCCGACTGAGAGGCTCATCCGACGAGAACCATCGCAACGGGTCGGCCGCCATACCCAGGGGAGCCCAACGGCCCCTGACCTGAGTAGCATGGCGGGCCAGCATCACCTCCGTACCGACAACTGCCGGGCTCGATAAAACTAAGAGGAGGGGTTTCTGTGAACTTCGGCATTCGTCTGGCGCAACCGGGCGACGTTGAAATATTACGGGCTCTCATCGCCGCGTTGGGATACGAGGTCGGCTACCAAGAGCTTCATGTGCGTCTGCAGATGCTTTCCGAGGAACATGCCGTATATATTGCGGAGTCTGGATCATTTGGTGTCGGATGGATTCATGTTCTGATCAGCCAAAACCTGATTACTGGGCCGAGGGCCGAAATCGCCGGCTTGGCTGTCGCGCCAAGCGTCCAAAGGGTTGGCGTAGGGTCGGCCCTCCTTTTCGCTGCCGAAGAATGGGCGGCGAAACGTGGAGTTCGGACGATTTATCTGCGATCGGGAATGGAGCGAAGAGAAGCGCATGCCTTCTATCTCTCACGAGGCTACGAAGCGGTGAAGACTCAGCTCGCCTTAACGAAGCGCGTGGTGCCACCTGGCGAGTTTTAATCTACGCCGGCCGGCGAAATCCCACCGATGAAAACTGCTCTACTCGGCAGATCCGGAAGTCGAGCGTCCGCTGTCTCGCATAACCGATCGTTACACGACGTGATGGCAACGAGCCTTCGCCGGGTTGATCTTGGTGGACGCCTTGTCGGAGTGAGCCTTGGGTAGCAGGCAGACTCGATCGCGCGCGGTCAGGCAAGACACGCCTGATCCTCGACGGGCCGGTCCCAACGCTCGGCTCGGCGGAACCTGTTCTACTTCGGTGGTTCGAGCCAGGCGAGTGGTTGTCCGGCGAGGGCGGCGTCGGCGAGGCGGTGACCTGAAGCGGTCTTGAGGGCGGCGCGGGAGCTGTCGATCCAGCGTTGGGTGTTGTCGATGCCCTGGTGGCGGTACTCGACGGCTTGG
This window harbors:
- a CDS encoding GNAT family N-acetyltransferase, producing the protein MNFGIRLAQPGDVEILRALIAALGYEVGYQELHVRLQMLSEEHAVYIAESGSFGVGWIHVLISQNLITGPRAEIAGLAVAPSVQRVGVGSALLFAAEEWAAKRGVRTIYLRSGMERREAHAFYLSRGYEAVKTQLALTKRVVPPGEF